A stretch of DNA from Paenibacillus sp. FSL W8-0186:
AGCCCTGCTGCCCTGCTGCTCGAATATGCATTTAACGGGGCTCTCTTGCCGGCAAAGGCTTTTGCCGCCCTAACCTTAGTCGGAATTGGTATCTTTCTCGCCATCAGTACGCGGCATGCCTATTCCGGCATCCTAAAACTAAGCGCGTCTTATTGGGCATGGAACGTCCGAGTCGCCAAAGGAGTTAAGATTAATGAATAAAAAAGGATGGAGCTTAATTGCGACCCTTTGCATCATCCTGGGCATCGGCGGGATGATCTATCAGGGCTTCGACTTCGAGAAAGAACAGCCTGCCTATACGCAGAAATGGACGTTTGGGGATGACGAACTGCAGTCGCTGTCCATCGACAGCGACTATAATGTCAATTTCGAATTTATCCACAGCCCAGATGGCACGAATTACGTGGAAGCTAGCGGGAATTTGCCCCAGAAATCAATTGATAAGCTGACAGGGACGAAAATCGCCGCTCAGTCCCTCGCCCTTCATTTTCAAGAGGAGTATGTCATTCGTTTCCTCAGCTTCAACTTTCGATCCTCCACCCAGCATGTGACGGTGGCCTTGGCCGATCCGGAGCGGTCGTTAAATCAAATCTCTGTCGATCTGCTGGCCAACAACGGCAATTTCAAGGCTTTACGCGCCAAAGAAATATCATTGGAGACGAAATCAGGCAACCTGACGGCCCAGAATTTAACCGCCGACCGCTTGAAGATCCAGAACTTCTCCGGCATAATCTCGCTGGATGAGATTGCGGCTGATACCGATATTAAGCTAACCTCTGGCAATGTGAGACTCAACAATATAAGAGGATCTTTAACTTCCGAAATGACCTCTGGGGATTTCTCAGCCCAAGATATGAAAGGCGATATTCAGGTTACAGCCACCTCGGGCAATATTAAAATCAGTGAATGGACGGGGAACGGAACCATTAAATCCACCTCCGGCAACATCACGATCAAGGAGCAGCGCTCAGACTCACTGGATATATCCATCCATTCTGGAAACGTAGCCCTTTCCGCTGACCCTGAGTTTCAAGGCATTTACGACCTTAGGGCCACTTCGGGCCGAATCGAAGCGCCCGATTCACCTAGCGTAACCGAAGACCTCATTAAGGTGCGCTCCACCTCAGGAAATATTACGATCAAATAACTGTTCTAATCTATCCTATTCAAAAAATAGCCCCCGGCTCTAAAAGCCAGGGGCTATTATGACATATGACATACTGAAATGCGATTCGCTAGGCGATTTCGCCCGCGATGGCATCGCGGTATGACTTCAGCGAGTAATAAATGACCGTCTGCATAATGCTCTTATCTTCCTCCGGAATCAGCGTCTTGGCATAGTCCCAGGCGTTCTCTTCGATACGAAGAGCAATTCTCCTGCGCTCCAGCTCGTTGTCGGTCGCATCCAGAAGATCCGACAGCTCCTTCAGACTGGCATCCTCCGCATGCCCGAGTTCATGGGCGAACACGATACTCAGCACCTGCGGGAAAACATCCAGCGAACCAAAGAGACTTAGGCATTGCTTCTTGATTTCCTCCAAATACATCGTGACGTTATGGTTGGCGATACTGTATTTGCCGCCAACGTTCCGACCACCGGGGAAGCGCGAACGAACGTCGAGGGTAACCGTGCTGCCGGACTGCTTCAGCAGCTGATCCATAATAAGTTGTGCTGTTCTTTTCAAGTAGACTCCCCTTATTTCATGTAAGATTGACACCTCGTAATCTGATTTTCCTCAACCAGCACGTTTTTGCCTTCCTCATTATAATGCAACGGATTTCAGAAATAAATAACAGAGCAACCACATTTTTTACATGGCTTATTTGACGGCAAAACGATCGAGCCGTTTCTCCATATGCGACTGCAATGCCGAAAGAACCGTGCTGAACAGCAAATAGATCAAAGCGACCTCGCTATACACGAGGAGCGGCTCATAGGTCACAGATGTGATTTCCTGCGCCTTGCGGAACATTTCCGCATAGGTGACCGTAAAGGCCAGCGAGGTATCCTTCACTAGACTGATGAAGGAGTTGCCCAGCGGCGGAACCGATACGCGGGCCGCCTGAGGCAGTATCACGTAATATAGCGCCTGGATCCGGCTCATCCCCAGTGAATAGGCGGCCTCCCATTGCCCCTTCTCTATCGACAATATCGCTGCGCGGACGATTTCCGATCCGTAGGCTCCGACGCTTAACGTGAAACCGATGACCGCCGCGGAAAAAGGCTTCAACGTAATGCCGACACTAGGCAAGCCGTAGAAAATAATAAACAGCTGCACGAGGAGCGGAGTTCCCCGTATAACCCATACGTAGAACTTCGCGGCTTGACGAATCAGCGTCCACTTGGACAGCCTCGCCAGGGCGGTCAATATGGCCACTAGCATGCCAAGGCCAAAGGTAATCAACGTAAGGGGAATAGTAAAAGCAACCCCCGCTTTAAGCAGGGGCAGCAGCGAATCGATAAATATTTGTACAAGCCTATCGTTCATATCAAGACATCCTTTGCGGGCAGACCGGCGGAATCACCCTGTTCCGGATTCAGTTTATTTAGATACGTCTGCGCCAAAATATTTGTTGGAAATCTCCAGGTACGTGCCATCTTCCTTTATCGCTGCCAGCGCTTCATTGACGGCGGCTACAAGCTCGTCATTTCCTTTGTTGAACAGCGCTGCGCTTTCTGCAGCCTCCGGCAGCTCATCAACGACTTTTAGCGGCACGTCCGGCTTTTGATTTTTCAAATCCAAGAAGGACAACCCGTCGTTCACCGTTGCATCGATCCGCTTCGAAAGCAGCAGGTCGATCGCCTGGTTAAAGCCTTCGGTTCCGACGATTTCCGCCCCGTTCTCCCTGGCGATATCCGTTAAATTGCTCGTCAGCGACTGCCCGGCTTTTTTCCCGTTAAGATCAGCAAATTTCGCAATGTCGTTATTATCCTCGCGGACGATCAAAGCGGCACGGGATACGATGTAGGCATCCGAGAAGTCGTATTTCTCCTTGCGATCCTCGCGAATGGTGACCTGATTGAACACGGTATCGAACCGCTTCGCATCCAGTCCGGCGAAAATGCCGTCCCACGGCGTCTCGATGAACTCGGCCTCTACGCCAAGACGCTTGGCAACCTCCTGAGCCAGCTCTACGTCAAAACCTGTCAGCTTGCCGTCTTTATCATGGAACGTGAACGGCGCGTACGTTCCCTCCGTTCCGATCCGGATTTTGCCGTTTGCCTTGATCGTTTCAAGCAGGTTCTTCTCCCCAGAGGCTGTCTCCGTCTGCGCTCCTGCGCCAACATTGCCTTTACCCGCAGAGTCATTTGCCGTATTGCCAGAGCCGTTATTCGTTCCACCGCCGCAAGCGGCTGCAAGCAGGACCGTCAATACTAGGGTTAGAACTGTTAAGCTGAGTTTCTTCATATCTACCAGACCCCTATCTATAATTTAAATTTAATTCATATAATTCAACTCGGATTAATTGAATATATTACGCTTCAACCCCGATTTCGTCAATCCCTTTTTTTATATCAGCAAAAGGGCTGTTGAAAATAAATGCCAAAACGGATACAATTTAAATAATTATATTTAGAAGGAGGTGGGTAGAGTGGATCGCAAGCTCGTATGGAATCGAATTAGCCAATTGCCTATGGCGTTATTTGGCATTTTTTATGGTGTGGCTGTCAACGGGATTAGTCTGTCCATTTTTAGCTATTCGATATCCAAATTACACTTGCGAAATGCCGCTCCTACCTTAACCTAACGGAACGTTACGTGAAGAAGGCTGCAGAATTTCTGCAGCCTTTTTTCGTCTCCAAGGTAGCTTTGCTTCGCTGGAAGCGGCATGAGCCAAAGGAGATTATAAAGAATGATTATCCAATGTATAAATGTCCAAAAATATTACGGTGCCGAGCTGGTGCTCAGCGATGTTACCTTTGAAATCAAATCCGGCGAGAAGGTAGGCTTGATCGGCCGCAACGGAAGCGGCAAGACGACGCTGATGCGTCTTTTATCCGGCAGTGAAACGCCCGATCATGGCTCTATCGCCATCCGCAAGGACACTACGTTGGGCGTTCTCGCCCAGATTCCTGACTATGCCAGCCATATGACGGTATACGATGTGCTGCAATCCGCCTTTGAGCCTTTGCTCGTGATCCATGCGCAAATGAGGCAGCTGGAAGCAGAAATGTCCGCGTTATCCTCGTCAGGCATGAACACCTCTAACATGGACCGCCTGCTCCAGCAGTATGGAACCTTGCAGGAAGCCTTTGAGCGTAACGGCGGCTTTGAAATGGAGGCGTCCATCGAGCGGGTGACTCATGGGCTCGGTATCTCTGCCAGTTCCTACAAGCAGGCCTTCAGCTCCTTATCCGGCGGAGAGAAGACGAAGATCGGTCTAGCCGTCATTTTGCTGCAGCAGCCGGATGTTCTTCTGCTTGACGAGCCGACCAATCATTTGGACCTGGCTGCCGTCCATTGGCTAGAGGAATTTCTGCATGCTTTTAAAGGTACCGTTACCGTGATCTCCCATGACCGCTACTTTCTGGACAGGGTAGCCGATAAAATCATCGAAATCGAGGACGGTGAAGCATTTACCTACCCCTGCAGCTATAGCGAATACAAAAATGAGAAAGAACGCAGGCTGCTCCAGCAATTTGCCAACTATCAAGAACAGCAGAAGAAAATTAAGAAAATGCAGGAGGCCATCAAGCAACTGATTGAGTGGGGAAACCGTTCCAACCCGCCGAACGCGGGATTCCACCGCAGAGCAGCCTCCATGCAAAAGGCGCTGGACCGCATGGTCAAGCTGAAAAGGCCCGTGCTCGAACGAAAGCGCATCGACCTGCAGCTGTCGCAGTCTGACCGTTCCGGCAAAGATGTCATCGTCCTGCGGGAAGCAGGTAAAAGCCTCGGGGAACGCACGCTGTACCGCGGTATAAATCATACGCTTCGCTACGGAGAGAACGCTGCCTTAATCGGCGGCAACGGTGCTGGAAAAACGACGCTCATGAAGTGCATTCTAGGCATGGAACCCGTTCAGGAGGGGGAGATTCGGCTCGGCTCGCGGGTGGAAACCGGCTATCTTGCACAAGAATCGGCACCCAAGGACGACCCCTGCACGGTACTGGAGTATTTTCGGAATGGACTCGGCATGGAAGCCGGGGAAGCCCGTAATCAGCTTGCGCGCTTCCTTTTTTACGGAAGTGACGTTTTCAAGAAGGTTCATAGTCTGTCAGGCGGTGAATGGACGAGGCTGAGATTGGCTATGCTGATGTACCGCAAACCGAATTTGCTGCTCCTGGATGAACCGACCAACCATCTGGACATCGACTCCCGGGAAGCCCTGGAGGACGCGCTCGAGGAATATCCCGGCTCTGTGCTCGTCATCTCCCATGACCGATATTTTATCAACAAAATCGCA
This window harbors:
- a CDS encoding DUF4097 family beta strand repeat-containing protein; protein product: MNKKGWSLIATLCIILGIGGMIYQGFDFEKEQPAYTQKWTFGDDELQSLSIDSDYNVNFEFIHSPDGTNYVEASGNLPQKSIDKLTGTKIAAQSLALHFQEEYVIRFLSFNFRSSTQHVTVALADPERSLNQISVDLLANNGNFKALRAKEISLETKSGNLTAQNLTADRLKIQNFSGIISLDEIAADTDIKLTSGNVRLNNIRGSLTSEMTSGDFSAQDMKGDIQVTATSGNIKISEWTGNGTIKSTSGNITIKEQRSDSLDISIHSGNVALSADPEFQGIYDLRATSGRIEAPDSPSVTEDLIKVRSTSGNITIK
- a CDS encoding amino acid ABC transporter permease, whose amino-acid sequence is MNDRLVQIFIDSLLPLLKAGVAFTIPLTLITFGLGMLVAILTALARLSKWTLIRQAAKFYVWVIRGTPLLVQLFIIFYGLPSVGITLKPFSAAVIGFTLSVGAYGSEIVRAAILSIEKGQWEAAYSLGMSRIQALYYVILPQAARVSVPPLGNSFISLVKDTSLAFTVTYAEMFRKAQEITSVTYEPLLVYSEVALIYLLFSTVLSALQSHMEKRLDRFAVK
- a CDS encoding amino acid ABC transporter substrate-binding protein, with amino-acid sequence MKKLSLTVLTLVLTVLLAAACGGGTNNGSGNTANDSAGKGNVGAGAQTETASGEKNLLETIKANGKIRIGTEGTYAPFTFHDKDGKLTGFDVELAQEVAKRLGVEAEFIETPWDGIFAGLDAKRFDTVFNQVTIREDRKEKYDFSDAYIVSRAALIVREDNNDIAKFADLNGKKAGQSLTSNLTDIARENGAEIVGTEGFNQAIDLLLSKRIDATVNDGLSFLDLKNQKPDVPLKVVDELPEAAESAALFNKGNDELVAAVNEALAAIKEDGTYLEISNKYFGADVSK
- a CDS encoding RAxF-45 family protein → MDRKLVWNRISQLPMALFGIFYGVAVNGISLSIFSYSISKLHLRNAAPTLT
- a CDS encoding ABC-F family ATP-binding cassette domain-containing protein translates to MIIQCINVQKYYGAELVLSDVTFEIKSGEKVGLIGRNGSGKTTLMRLLSGSETPDHGSIAIRKDTTLGVLAQIPDYASHMTVYDVLQSAFEPLLVIHAQMRQLEAEMSALSSSGMNTSNMDRLLQQYGTLQEAFERNGGFEMEASIERVTHGLGISASSYKQAFSSLSGGEKTKIGLAVILLQQPDVLLLDEPTNHLDLAAVHWLEEFLHAFKGTVTVISHDRYFLDRVADKIIEIEDGEAFTYPCSYSEYKNEKERRLLQQFANYQEQQKKIKKMQEAIKQLIEWGNRSNPPNAGFHRRAASMQKALDRMVKLKRPVLERKRIDLQLSQSDRSGKDVIVLREAGKSLGERTLYRGINHTLRYGENAALIGGNGAGKTTLMKCILGMEPVQEGEIRLGSRVETGYLAQESAPKDDPCTVLEYFRNGLGMEAGEARNQLARFLFYGSDVFKKVHSLSGGEWTRLRLAMLMYRKPNLLLLDEPTNHLDIDSREALEDALEEYPGSVLVISHDRYFINKIADQIWELAGGKMFITEGGYADYQAELNKRKPAANGQSAQAYEFSAARDSALPKLPASEASPNGKMRNKAEQISGQEHDPSASSAANPATLRKMEQEISSMEQRIAQIDEAMLDPGIGSDADKLNVLLEERVEIQRTLDPLIDKYISLLEK